The sequence TGCGAAAAGGGAAGATGTCGGTGTATTTAGAAAAATTGCGCGCTCATTTTCGGAAAAAATATGACCTCATGAAAAACCTGATCGAAAAATCTGGCGTGCTGCGAGTCCGTTACGTTTCAGACGGCGGATTGTTTTTCTGGGTTGAGCTCCAATCCGGCGACAGCATGGATTCTTATAATTTTTACAAATACATGAAGGAGAAAGAGAGAGTATGGTTCCTTCCCGGAAATCTTTTCAGCCAGGATGGGACTCACGGCAGATTTCTTCGTCTCAGCTATGCCACGCCAACAAATGAGCAAATCCGGACGGGACTCCACAAAATTATCGACACGCTGAAACAGCAGGAATTCTGATCGAAATACCAAAATTTTCCACTGACGTTTACAGCGGATGGCGTAATCGTGTACTAAAAAAAGACGCTTAATGCGGGTAAATGACGCACAAAAATTTATTGCAGAAAAGGGCCAACGGCTCTATTCCCTTCCGAAGTGACGGAGAAATTCAG is a genomic window of Synergistaceae bacterium containing:
- a CDS encoding aminotransferase class I/II-fold pyridoxal phosphate-dependent enzyme, producing RKGKMSVYLEKLRAHFRKKYDLMKNLIEKSGVLRVRYVSDGGLFFWVELQSGDSMDSYNFYKYMKEKERVWFLPGNLFSQDGTHGRFLRLSYATPTNEQIRTGLHKIIDTLKQQEF